The Acidobacteriota bacterium genome includes a region encoding these proteins:
- a CDS encoding DUF4926 domain-containing protein, producing MEQIQVNDLVALLVDLPSQHIRRGEVGTVLEVFAATAYHPAGYLVEFLDEATGEWKEVDVTEDSQLIKLHLKQKAA from the coding sequence ATGGAACAGATTCAAGTCAATGATTTGGTGGCCTTGCTCGTTGATTTACCGAGTCAGCACATCAGGCGCGGTGAGGTGGGTACTGTATTGGAGGTGTTTGCGGCCACTGCGTATCACCCTGCCGGCTACCTCGTCGAGTTTTTAGATGAGGCAACGGGTGAGTGGAAAGAGGTGGATGTGACCGAAGATTCCCAACTCATCAAATTGCATCTGAAACAAAAAGCGGCCTGA
- the deoC gene encoding deoxyribose-phosphate aldolase, protein MRLNSQTITLAQFAKTIDHSLLQPQLTGAEVLAGCALAAQYDVASVCVKPYHVTLAAEALAASDVLVSTVVGFPHGSSTRETKLAEARQALQEGALELDMVINYGALRSGQLDYVQAEVQSVCDLAHAQRAKVKVIFENAYLTDDQKIAACQLCDEAGADWVKTSTGFASTGATVADIQLMRAHVSARVQVKAAHGVRTLAAALEMIDAGVTRIGATATAALCDDFKRWRAGELQLERAAPAGGY, encoded by the coding sequence ATGCGCCTAAACAGTCAGACCATCACCCTCGCACAATTCGCCAAAACCATTGACCACTCGCTGCTGCAACCGCAATTGACCGGAGCCGAAGTGCTGGCTGGCTGTGCATTGGCCGCGCAATACGACGTGGCTTCGGTGTGCGTGAAGCCGTATCACGTCACGCTGGCGGCGGAGGCGCTGGCCGCTTCTGATGTGCTGGTCAGCACGGTTGTCGGCTTCCCGCACGGTAGCTCGACACGCGAAACCAAATTGGCCGAAGCACGGCAGGCGTTGCAGGAAGGCGCGCTCGAACTCGATATGGTCATCAACTATGGCGCGCTACGTTCGGGCCAACTTGATTACGTACAAGCCGAAGTGCAGAGCGTCTGCGATTTGGCGCACGCACAGCGCGCCAAGGTCAAAGTGATTTTTGAGAACGCCTATTTGACCGACGACCAAAAAATCGCGGCCTGTCAGTTATGCGATGAAGCCGGCGCGGATTGGGTGAAGACTTCGACCGGCTTTGCCTCGACCGGCGCGACGGTGGCCGACATTCAATTGATGCGCGCCCACGTCAGCGCGCGCGTGCAAGTCAAAGCCGCACACGGCGTGCGCACACTGGCTGCCGCGCTGGAAATGATTGATGCCGGGGTGACGCGCATCGGTGCCACAGCCACGGCGGCGCTGTGCGACGATTTCAAACGCTGGCGCGCGGGCGAATTGCAACTCGAACGCGCCGCTCCGGCAGGCGGTTATTGA
- a CDS encoding ROK family protein, whose product MTPKTLFIGIDLGGTNIKAALVNTDSGDISGLTATPTHAQEGHDAVIVRMAELAHTVISATGQQKDDIGGIGLGIPGLLDLEHGLTLFLPNLPGQWRSVPVRAELAQASGLPVAIINDARAATLGEWKFGAGRGVESCALYTLGTGIGGGLVINGELYLGIGGAAGELGHVSVDFNGPRCNCGSRGCIEAFASGPAMSAAGMRAVVQGATTKITELCAGDLNLITPELIYQAALAGDEVAREIYEFAGKAIGYGIANVVMALTPRRVLIGGGVAAAGDLILEPIRRTVRDRVRVADKDAIEILPATLGNNAGLMGAAVWARQNVG is encoded by the coding sequence ATGACACCGAAAACTTTGTTTATTGGCATTGATCTCGGCGGCACCAATATCAAAGCCGCTCTCGTCAACACCGACAGCGGCGACATCAGCGGGCTGACCGCGACGCCCACGCACGCGCAGGAAGGCCACGACGCCGTGATCGTGCGCATGGCCGAACTCGCGCACACGGTCATCAGCGCTACGGGCCAACAGAAAGACGACATTGGCGGCATCGGCCTGGGCATTCCGGGTCTGCTCGATCTGGAACACGGGCTGACGCTCTTTCTGCCCAATCTGCCGGGGCAATGGCGTAGCGTGCCGGTGCGCGCTGAACTCGCGCAGGCCAGCGGTTTGCCAGTCGCCATCATTAACGATGCACGTGCGGCGACGCTGGGCGAATGGAAGTTCGGCGCGGGCCGTGGCGTCGAGAGTTGCGCACTGTATACGCTGGGCACAGGCATCGGCGGCGGCTTGGTTATTAACGGCGAATTGTATCTGGGCATCGGCGGCGCGGCGGGCGAATTGGGCCACGTCAGCGTGGATTTCAACGGCCCGCGTTGCAATTGCGGCTCGCGTGGTTGCATCGAAGCCTTCGCCTCTGGCCCGGCCATGTCGGCGGCGGGGATGCGCGCCGTGGTGCAAGGGGCGACGACGAAGATCACGGAACTATGCGCTGGCGATCTGAATCTGATCACGCCCGAATTGATTTATCAGGCCGCGCTGGCGGGTGACGAGGTGGCGCGCGAAATTTATGAGTTTGCGGGCAAGGCCATCGGCTATGGCATCGCCAATGTCGTGATGGCGCTCACGCCGCGCCGCGTCCTGATTGGCGGGGGCGTGGCGGCGGCGGGTGATTTGATCCTTGAACCCATTCGCCGCACCGTGCGCGACCGCGTGCGCGTGGCCGACAAAGACGCCATCGAGATTTTACCGGCGACCTTGGGCAACAACGCCGGGTTGATGGGCGCGGCGGTGTGGGCGCGCCAGAATGTAGGTTGA
- a CDS encoding DinB family protein, whose amino-acid sequence MQAELSRLEEQLRRALEGETWHGLSVLETLTGVSAEQAAAHPLAGAHSIWELVLHLGGTYGLVLRRLGGDGRQMTEAEDWPAVPTPSAENWREAIRVLKRLNEELKLAVSSFPAERLDQPLVAEAPYTAYTQFIGVTQHNLYHAGQIALLKKALASDGMQMSD is encoded by the coding sequence GTGCAAGCTGAGCTAAGCAGGCTGGAAGAGCAGTTGAGACGGGCGCTTGAAGGTGAGACCTGGCATGGCCTGTCCGTGCTCGAAACCCTGACAGGCGTCTCGGCGGAGCAAGCCGCCGCGCATCCGCTCGCCGGCGCGCACAGTATCTGGGAGTTGGTGCTGCATCTAGGCGGCACGTATGGCTTGGTATTGCGGCGGCTCGGCGGAGACGGCAGGCAAATGACAGAGGCTGAGGATTGGCCCGCTGTGCCAACGCCCAGCGCCGAAAACTGGCGTGAAGCCATCCGCGTGCTGAAACGACTCAACGAAGAGCTCAAACTGGCAGTCAGCAGCTTTCCGGCAGAGCGGCTGGATCAGCCCCTGGTCGCCGAGGCTCCTTACACTGCCTATACGCAGTTCATTGGCGTAACACAGCACAATCTCTATCATGCGGGCCAGATCGCGCTCTTGAAGAAGGCGCTAGCGTCCGACGGAATGCAGATGAGCGACTAG
- a CDS encoding aromatic ring-hydroxylating dioxygenase subunit alpha, translated as MHLLDFTLAERVEQAETLPARCYTDPAYLEQETKQIFRRTWQLAGRLEQVAQPGSYFTTEAAGEPVLIVRDRQGTLRGFHNVCRHRASLLAAGAGHCEQFRCPYHGWTYELTGKLVGTPDFQGVENFDRHAFGLASLQLETWEQFIFVKLDAAAPYSLSDWLTDIPSQTRHLHAGKMQLVERRDYVIECNWKVYVDNYVEGYHVPIVHPSLMRELDFQRYRTLTNRFYSRQDAPLKTGNDPQRRYQPTAAQAEALYFWVFPNLMLNIYPDNLSVNLILPLGHERTLTIFEWFFHEPDAPGMAERIHRTVELSDEVQAEDIRACELVQKGLRSMSYERGRYSVKRENGLHHFHSLWYEFMKG; from the coding sequence ATGCACTTACTCGACTTCACGCTGGCAGAACGAGTCGAGCAGGCTGAAACATTGCCTGCGCGTTGTTACACCGACCCGGCCTATCTCGAACAAGAAACCAAACAAATCTTCCGTCGCACCTGGCAACTGGCCGGACGCTTGGAGCAGGTCGCGCAGCCCGGCAGCTACTTCACGACCGAAGCGGCGGGCGAGCCAGTGCTGATCGTGCGGGATCGCCAGGGCACGCTGCGCGGCTTTCATAACGTGTGCCGCCATCGCGCGAGCCTCCTGGCGGCGGGCGCGGGACACTGCGAACAGTTCCGCTGTCCGTATCACGGCTGGACGTATGAGCTAACCGGCAAACTGGTTGGCACGCCGGATTTTCAAGGTGTAGAGAATTTTGACCGCCACGCTTTCGGGCTGGCGTCCTTGCAACTCGAAACCTGGGAGCAATTCATCTTCGTTAAGCTGGACGCCGCCGCGCCTTACAGCCTGAGCGATTGGCTGACAGACATTCCGTCCCAAACGCGCCATCTGCACGCCGGCAAGATGCAACTCGTCGAGCGGCGCGATTACGTGATCGAATGCAATTGGAAGGTTTATGTTGATAACTATGTCGAGGGCTACCACGTGCCTATCGTCCATCCGTCGCTGATGCGCGAATTGGATTTTCAACGCTATCGCACGCTCACCAACCGCTTTTATTCGCGGCAAGACGCGCCGCTCAAAACCGGCAATGATCCGCAACGGCGTTATCAGCCAACAGCAGCGCAGGCCGAAGCGCTGTACTTCTGGGTCTTTCCCAATCTGATGCTCAATATTTATCCCGACAACCTGTCAGTGAATCTGATCTTGCCGCTGGGGCACGAACGAACCTTAACGATTTTCGAGTGGTTCTTTCACGAACCGGACGCGCCGGGGATGGCCGAACGAATTCACCGCACGGTTGAATTGAGCGACGAAGTGCAAGCCGAAGACATCCGCGCTTGTGAGTTGGTGCAGAAGGGCCTGCGTTCGATGTCGTATGAGCGCGGGCGTTATTCGGTCAAACGCGAGAACGGACTCCATCATTTTCATTCGCTGTGGTACGAATTTATGAAGGGATAG
- a CDS encoding acyl-CoA carboxylase subunit beta has protein sequence MIENKLQLLQDKNKAAEVGGGPERIKRQHAEGKMTARERVEFLLDDGSFEEFDKFVAHRCLDFGMQEQLFPGDGFITGHGLIDGREVFVFAQDFTVFGGSLSETNAQKVCKIMDLAMKVGAPVIGLNDSGGARIQEGVASLGGYADIFLRNTLASGVIPQISAIMGPCAGGAVYSPAITDFTVMVKDTSYMFITGPDVIKTVTHEDVTKEELGGAMTHNATSGVAHFATENEEDCLRVIRELFSFIPSNNMDDPPRIACGDPIDRADEALNTVVPLESNKPYDIRQVINKVVDNGYFFEIQEHFARNIVIGFARLNGQPVGLVANQPSFLAGVLDIDASVKGARFVRFCDCFNIPIITFEDVPGFLPGVNQEHGGIIRHGAKLLYAYAEATVPKITVVTRKAYGGAYCVMGSKHIRTDINFAYPSAEIAVMGAEGAVGILYRRELAGAEDPAAARQEKIEEYQDKFASPYVAAERGFIDEVIEPKQTRQKLIRALKLLANKRDTNPPRKHGNIPL, from the coding sequence ATGATCGAAAACAAACTCCAACTCTTACAAGACAAGAACAAGGCCGCTGAGGTTGGCGGCGGCCCGGAACGCATCAAACGCCAGCACGCCGAAGGAAAAATGACGGCGCGTGAGCGCGTCGAATTCCTGCTGGATGACGGCAGCTTTGAAGAGTTCGACAAGTTCGTGGCGCATCGTTGCCTTGATTTCGGCATGCAGGAACAACTCTTTCCCGGCGACGGTTTCATCACCGGCCACGGCTTGATTGACGGGCGCGAGGTCTTTGTCTTCGCCCAGGATTTTACCGTCTTTGGCGGCTCGCTGTCGGAAACGAATGCGCAGAAGGTCTGCAAGATTATGGACCTGGCGATGAAAGTCGGCGCGCCCGTGATTGGCTTGAACGATTCGGGCGGCGCGCGCATTCAGGAAGGCGTGGCCTCGCTCGGCGGGTATGCCGACATCTTCTTGCGCAACACGCTGGCGTCGGGCGTGATTCCACAAATTTCGGCGATTATGGGGCCGTGCGCGGGCGGCGCGGTCTATTCGCCCGCGATCACCGATTTCACCGTGATGGTCAAAGACACCAGTTATATGTTCATCACCGGCCCCGATGTCATCAAAACCGTCACGCACGAAGACGTGACGAAAGAAGAACTCGGCGGTGCGATGACGCACAACGCAACCAGTGGCGTAGCCCATTTCGCGACTGAGAATGAAGAAGACTGTTTGCGCGTCATTCGCGAACTGTTCTCCTTCATCCCGTCAAACAACATGGATGACCCGCCGCGCATCGCCTGTGGCGATCCAATTGACCGAGCGGATGAAGCGTTGAACACGGTCGTGCCGCTTGAATCGAACAAGCCTTATGACATTCGCCAGGTCATCAACAAGGTCGTAGACAATGGTTACTTCTTCGAGATTCAAGAACATTTCGCGCGCAACATTGTGATCGGCTTTGCGCGGCTGAACGGCCAGCCGGTGGGCCTCGTGGCGAATCAACCGAGCTTCCTGGCGGGCGTGCTCGACATTGACGCGAGCGTCAAAGGCGCGCGCTTCGTGCGCTTCTGCGATTGCTTCAACATTCCGATCATCACCTTTGAGGACGTGCCAGGCTTCCTGCCGGGCGTCAATCAGGAACACGGCGGCATCATCCGGCACGGCGCGAAACTGCTCTACGCCTACGCCGAAGCGACGGTGCCGAAGATCACCGTCGTGACGCGCAAGGCCTACGGCGGCGCCTATTGCGTGATGGGGTCAAAACACATTCGCACCGACATCAACTTTGCTTATCCATCAGCCGAGATCGCCGTGATGGGCGCGGAAGGCGCGGTTGGCATTCTCTATCGCCGCGAGTTAGCTGGGGCGGAAGACCCGGCGGCGGCGCGCCAGGAAAAGATCGAAGAGTATCAGGACAAATTCGCCTCGCCTTATGTGGCGGCGGAGCGCGGCTTTATTGACGAAGTGATCGAACCAAAACAGACGCGGCAAAAACTGATTCGCGCCTTGAAGCTGCTTGCCAACAAACGCGACACCAATCCGCCGCGCAAACACGGCAACATCCCGTTGTGA
- a CDS encoding PDZ domain-containing protein, with protein sequence MSIRSKLTLISLSAFIALYSIVGGMLSSSNNPLVRAIAETGPYPQLRIFEEVISKINSDYVEKPDLDKVRVGALRGLTDGLDPYSAYLLPAQVKDYQAGKHNTDVTGIVIGQYSGFAYVITVVPNSPAEKAGIRVGDVIEYIDGHATRDLDLYDVKTLLAGQAGTSVELSLINRKTDKLKLTRAAVPNAPIEDRTLEAQVGYVKVPILHKGQAEAVAAAVKDVIKKGAKSILLDLRGSAGGDLSEGVAVADYFIKSGTLAKTIGRKEAVLATYEAKADNDLTDLPVAAIVDRTTAGAAEVVAAALMESQRGDVVGERTLFGMGSEQKLFPLDDGSAFLLTVARHASPNGKIFMTEGVTPNVEVKRADLADVNPDDTENDTKKQAPAPPAPGGTAQPPNIVAPKSGDDIMLKKAIEVLTTGKAKKRAA encoded by the coding sequence ATGTCCATTCGCAGCAAGTTGACGCTGATTTCGCTTTCCGCCTTTATCGCTCTGTATTCGATTGTGGGCGGCATGCTTTCCAGCTCGAACAATCCGCTAGTGCGTGCGATTGCCGAAACCGGCCCTTATCCGCAACTGCGCATCTTTGAAGAGGTCATTAGCAAGATCAATAGCGATTACGTAGAGAAACCTGATCTCGACAAAGTGCGCGTCGGCGCGCTGCGCGGCTTGACCGACGGCCTTGATCCATACAGCGCTTATCTGTTGCCCGCCCAAGTCAAAGACTATCAAGCGGGCAAACACAACACCGATGTCACAGGCATAGTCATTGGTCAGTATTCGGGTTTTGCGTATGTGATTACTGTCGTGCCGAATTCGCCGGCTGAAAAAGCGGGCATCCGCGTCGGCGACGTGATCGAATACATTGACGGCCACGCGACCCGCGACCTGGATTTGTACGACGTGAAAACCTTGCTTGCAGGGCAGGCGGGCACCAGCGTCGAACTGTCGCTCATCAATCGCAAGACGGACAAGCTCAAACTCACGCGCGCCGCCGTGCCCAACGCGCCGATTGAAGACCGCACGCTTGAAGCGCAAGTCGGCTATGTCAAAGTGCCCATCCTGCACAAAGGGCAAGCCGAAGCCGTGGCCGCCGCCGTCAAGGATGTCATCAAGAAAGGCGCGAAAAGCATTTTGCTCGACCTGCGCGGTTCCGCCGGGGGCGACTTGAGCGAAGGCGTGGCTGTCGCTGATTACTTCATCAAATCCGGCACGCTTGCCAAAACCATTGGACGTAAAGAAGCGGTGTTGGCGACCTACGAAGCCAAAGCCGACAACGATCTGACCGATCTGCCCGTCGCGGCCATCGTGGATCGCACGACAGCGGGCGCGGCTGAAGTCGTGGCAGCGGCCTTGATGGAAAGTCAGCGCGGCGATGTCGTCGGCGAGCGCACGCTTTTTGGAATGGGATCTGAGCAGAAGCTGTTCCCGTTGGATGATGGTTCGGCGTTCTTGCTGACGGTAGCGCGGCATGCTTCGCCCAACGGCAAGATTTTCATGACCGAAGGCGTGACGCCGAATGTCGAGGTGAAGCGCGCCGATCTGGCCGATGTCAATCCCGACGACACTGAGAACGATACGAAAAAACAAGCGCCCGCTCCGCCTGCTCCGGGTGGCACAGCACAGCCGCCGAATATCGTGGCGCCCAAATCCGGCGATGACATCATGCTCAAAAAAGCGATTGAAGTATTGACGACTGGGAAGGCGAAGAAACGCGCCGCTTAA
- a CDS encoding rRNA methyltransferase, with protein MQLPSSLRAAIEIAAARCSTKDLNDAARALSARYRAPQTLPERFINTDAERLAYAATRMPATYAAACKVFGELQRLIPAASFGSLLDLGGGTGAASWAATETFSALQQCTLLEQDSGMIQLGKELAHASEQAALRAAAWQRANLQHLRDWPPHDLAVFSYALSELEPELAARLVRAVWQTTQQALVIIEPGTMRGFATVSRLRDQLIELGGHLVAPCPHARACPLPETDWCHFAARVERSALQRRLKAGSLGYEDEKFSYVIFAKQAVRPAAARVLRHPQRPPGFTRLQLCAPEGLQEVALTKRAEITWKRARKIAWGDAWE; from the coding sequence ATGCAACTACCGTCAAGCTTGCGTGCGGCGATTGAAATCGCTGCCGCACGCTGTTCAACCAAAGACTTAAACGATGCCGCGCGGGCGCTCTCGGCGCGTTACCGCGCGCCGCAAACTCTGCCGGAGCGGTTTATTAATACTGACGCGGAGCGGCTGGCTTATGCCGCCACGCGCATGCCCGCGACCTATGCCGCCGCGTGCAAAGTCTTCGGCGAGTTGCAGCGGTTGATCCCCGCCGCGTCTTTCGGCAGCCTTCTGGATTTAGGCGGCGGGACAGGCGCCGCAAGCTGGGCGGCGACCGAAACGTTCAGCGCGTTACAACAGTGTACGCTGCTCGAACAGGACAGCGGGATGATTCAACTGGGCAAGGAATTGGCGCACGCCTCTGAACAAGCAGCCTTACGCGCGGCAGCCTGGCAACGGGCGAATTTGCAACACCTCCGCGACTGGCCGCCGCATGACCTGGCTGTGTTTTCCTACGCCCTGAGTGAACTCGAACCTGAATTGGCGGCGCGACTGGTGCGCGCGGTTTGGCAAACGACGCAACAGGCTTTGGTCATTATCGAACCGGGTACCATGCGCGGTTTTGCCACTGTAAGTAGGTTGCGCGACCAGTTGATCGAGCTCGGCGGCCATCTCGTCGCGCCTTGCCCCCACGCGCGCGCCTGCCCCCTGCCCGAAACAGATTGGTGCCATTTTGCCGCGCGGGTCGAGCGCTCGGCCTTGCAACGCCGGCTGAAGGCGGGTTCGCTCGGATACGAAGATGAAAAATTCAGTTATGTAATCTTCGCCAAACAGGCGGTGCGCCCAGCCGCCGCGCGGGTGTTACGGCATCCGCAACGCCCGCCGGGCTTCACACGATTGCAGCTTTGTGCGCCGGAGGGACTGCAAGAAGTCGCTCTCACCAAGCGCGCTGAAATCACCTGGAAGCGTGCCCGGAAAATCGCCTGGGGCGACGCCTGGGAATGA